The Brachyspira aalborgi genome has a segment encoding these proteins:
- a CDS encoding dual specificity protein phosphatase family protein → MTEIYKNLFVGNDNDCRKFEGAIVHACQSCFVRGVCGNVRDKVVFENIDDLYLNLLDISTLSYDYAYPIIKKSIEFIDRKIKKKKVLIHCNFGASRSPSIALIYMANKGYIDNSSVKNAVSDFKNIYNNYYPGFGMYKYFERYWDDIIKF, encoded by the coding sequence ATGACTGAAATATATAAAAATTTATTTGTCGGAAACGATAATGATTGCAGAAAATTTGAAGGAGCTATAGTTCATGCATGCCAAAGTTGTTTTGTTCGTGGCGTTTGTGGAAATGTGAGAGATAAAGTAGTTTTTGAAAATATTGACGATTTATATTTGAATTTGCTTGATATATCCACTCTTTCCTACGATTACGCTTATCCAATAATAAAAAAATCAATAGAGTTTATAGACAGAAAAATCAAAAAGAAAAAAGTATTGATTCATTGCAATTTTGGAGCGTCTCGCTCTCCTTCTATAGCTTTGATTTATATGGCAAATAAAGGTTATATTGATAATTCTTCCGTGAAAAATGCTGTAAGCGATTTCAAAAATATTTATAATAATTATTATCCAGGATTTGGAATGTATAAATATTTTGAAAGATATTGGGATGATATAATAAAATTTTAG
- a CDS encoding D-glycero-alpha-D-manno-heptose-1,7-bisphosphate 7-phosphatase: MNIDNFFLEFYSKLEKDAVLVGLDFNLNNENNNKFYSIDNDYRIIKNDIENSLSGYSILKKIAYKNNNKINIDEEIINKAFEKKLLFGIPLYIPNKNKKINKALFLDRDGILMEDLGYVGSVDRVKIKKEFIEIVKYAKEKGFITIVATNQAGVSYGYYTEEDVKKVHKYIYEEYKKCGALIDDFYYCPYHIKSENKKYNIISMMRKPESGMHLLASKKYNIDLSASFMIGDRDTDIIKIPYLKTLLIETPAYKIINRENIVDTKDIYYYLQNGDINYD; this comes from the coding sequence ATGAATATTGATAACTTTTTTTTAGAATTTTACTCTAAATTAGAAAAAGACGCCGTTTTGGTAGGTTTAGATTTTAATCTTAATAATGAAAATAATAATAAATTTTATTCTATTGATAACGATTACAGAATTATAAAAAACGATATAGAAAATTCTTTATCGGGCTATTCTATATTAAAAAAAATCGCTTATAAAAATAATAATAAAATAAATATTGACGAAGAGATTATTAATAAAGCTTTTGAAAAAAAATTATTATTCGGAATTCCTTTATATATTCCAAATAAAAATAAAAAAATCAATAAGGCTTTATTTTTAGACAGAGACGGAATATTAATGGAAGATTTGGGATATGTAGGAAGCGTTGATAGAGTTAAAATAAAAAAAGAATTTATAGAAATTGTAAAATATGCTAAAGAAAAAGGATTTATAACTATAGTCGCCACAAATCAAGCTGGCGTTTCTTACGGTTATTACACAGAAGAGGATGTTAAAAAAGTTCATAAATATATTTACGAAGAATATAAAAAATGCGGAGCTTTAATAGACGATTTTTATTATTGCCCTTATCATATAAAAAGCGAAAATAAAAAATATAATATAATTTCAATGATGCGAAAACCCGAATCTGGAATGCATTTGCTTGCCTCAAAAAAATATAATATTGATTTAAGCGCGTCTTTTATGATAGGCGATAGAGATACGGATATTATAAAAATTCCTTATTTGAAAACTCTTCTTATTGAAACTCCCGCTTATAAAATAATTAACAGAGAAAATATTGTCGATACAAAAGATATATATTATTATTTACAAAATGGAGATATTAATTATGACTGA
- a CDS encoding cupin domain-containing protein: MNKYIDNVEAKKVIALKDLVFVKENSLNPFSLVERNSLIIKILSLGKNAEVPTHSGTGDILVSAIEGEGYIIIENESFEVKSGESILIPANAPHSLKTKEAKDSFKVLVIQVRAES, from the coding sequence ATGAATAAATATATTGATAATGTTGAAGCTAAAAAAGTTATCGCTTTAAAAGATTTAGTTTTCGTTAAAGAAAATAGTCTAAATCCTTTTTCGTTAGTTGAAAGAAATAGTTTAATTATAAAAATTCTTTCTCTTGGAAAAAATGCCGAAGTGCCTACTCATAGCGGAACGGGAGATATTTTAGTAAGCGCGATTGAAGGCGAAGGATATATTATTATAGAAAATGAATCCTTTGAAGTAAAAAGCGGAGAGTCGATTTTGATTCCTGCAAACGCTCCTCATTCTTTGAAAACAAAAGAAGCCAAAGACTCTTTTAAGGTTTTGGTTATACAGGTGAGAGCCGAATCGTAA